A section of the Malania oleifera isolate guangnan ecotype guangnan chromosome 2, ASM2987363v1, whole genome shotgun sequence genome encodes:
- the LOC131149391 gene encoding BTB/POZ domain-containing protein At3g44820 isoform X1 has product MVINLIGILLMLAGGTCVMKSYGCDRLCNAGLPSDISIVVEAVNFHLHKFPLISRCGKMAKLLEEPQHTHNRIFTISLEGFPGGPDTFLLAAKFCYGVRVDLTPRNVVLVYCAADYLEMTDEYGDSNLLSKSESFFHRNVLRNWKDCILALQSSEIIMPRCEKHQIISKCLNALSMMACTDPTLFGWPMMMYGSLQSPGGSILWNGINTGARIRSTESDWWFEDISYLSVGLFVKLIQTMEARGMRPENLAGAIMYYCRKYLPGLGRWQGGQSGKTRTVASFSLTPAAVDQRVLLESIVKLLPEKKGKSFCRFLLGLLRVALILGVNHACQESLERKAGMQLELATLDNLLIPSYSDSDTLYNTDCVERIIHHFVSSEPRAALFSPSSLNLETSPSSGPLRNVAKLIDSYIAEVASDVNLKPGKIRSLAEALPESSRSLHDGLYRALDIYFKAHPWLSEKEKEELCSIIDYQKLSIDACAHASQNGRLPLRIVLQVLFFEQMQLRTALAGCLHVLDTESAPAGPSTIPNDMGGQIVRRDGWVTVVRENQVLKVDLEKMRSRVGELEEEFGKIKQEMKRVTKSHSSLSSPRMVVRRLGCKLLPRSSDAESDIVETTNPTPRASLEQARPSRHSRHRKSFTLF; this is encoded by the exons ATGGTGATTAATTTGATAGGCATATTACTTATGTTGGCTGGAGGCACATGTGTGATGAAGTCCTATGGGTGTGACAGGTTATGCAATGCCGGCTTGCCAAGTGATATTTCTATTGTTGTGGAAGCAGTAAACTTCCATCTTCACAAG TTTCCACTCATATCAAGATGTGGGAAGATGGCAAAATTACTAGAAGAACCTCAACATACCCATAATAGGATTTTCACCATATCACTGGAAGGATTCCCTGGTGGTCCAGACACTTTCTTGCTAGCTGCTAAATTCTGCTATGGTGTCCGGGTAGATTTGACTCCTAGGAATGTTGTACTGGTCTATTGTGCTGCAGACTATCTGGAAATGACTGATGAATATGGAGACAGTAATTTATTGTCCAAATCAGAGAGTTTCTTCCATAGAAATGTACTTCGTAACTGGAAAGATTGTATTTTGGCTCTTCAAAGTTCTGAAATCATTATGCCAAGATGTGAAAAGCATCAAATAATAAGCAAATGTTTGAATGCTCTATCTATGATGGCTTGTACAGATCCAACTTTATTTGGATGGCCCATGATGATGTATGGTAGCTTACAGAGCCCTGGTGGAAGCATCCTTTGGAATGGAATTAATACTGGGGCCAGAATTCGGAGCACAGAATCAGACTGGTGGTTTGAGGACATCTCATATCTTAGTGTTGGTTTGTTTGTGAAGCTTATTCAGACAATGGAAGCAAGGGGTATGAGACCTGAAAATTTAGCAGGTGCCATAATGTATTATTGTAGAAAGTACCTACCTGGTCTTGGCAGATGGCAAGGTGGACAAAGTGGAAAAACTAGAACGGTTGCAAGTTTTAGCTTGACACCTGCTGCTGTGGATCAGAGGGTTCTTTTAGAAAGCATTGTAAAGCTGCTCCCTGAAAAGAAGGGGAAATCCTTTTGCCGATTCTTGTTAGGGCTTCTACGTGTTGCATTGATATTGGGTGTTAACCATGCATGCCAAGAATCATTAGAGAGGAAAGCAGGGATGCAACTGGAATTGGCAACACTAGACAACCTTCTGATTCCTAGTTACTCTGATTCTGATACTTTATACAACACCGACTGTGTTGAACGGATTATTCATCATTTTGTATCCTCAGAACCAAGGGCAGCTCTGTTTTCTCCATCATCCTTGAACCTAGAAACATCACCGTCGTCTGGGCCATTAAGAAATGTGGCAAAGTTGATTGACAGCTACATTGCAGAGGTTGCATCTGATGTCAATTTAAAACCAGGAAAGATTCGCTCACTTGCCGAGGCACTTCCAGAATCTTCTAGATCTTTGCATGATGGGCTATACAGAGCGCTAGATATATATTTCAAG GCACATCCTTGGCTTTCagagaaagagaaggaagaacTGTGCAGCATCATTGACTACCAGAAGCTCTCTATTGATGCCTGCGCCCATGCATCCCAAAATGGAAGGTTGCCTCTAAGAATTGTTCTACAAGTTCTGTTCTTCGAGCAGATGCAGTTGAGAACAGCTTTGGCTGGCTGCCTCCATGTCTTGGACACTGAAAGTGCCCCTGCTGGTCCTTCTACCATCCCGAATGACATGGGAGGCCAGATTGTACGAAGAGATGGTTGGGTGACAGTTGTGCGTGAGAACCAGGTTTTAAAAGTAGACTTGGAAAAGATGAGATCTAGAGTTGGGGAGCTTGAAGAGGAGTTTGGTAAAATAAAGCAAGAGATGAAAAGGGTAACTAAATCACATAGTTCCCTCAGTTCTCCCCGCATGGTGGTGAGGAGACTTGGGTGCAAGCTTCTTCCGCGGTCCTCAGATGCTGAATCAGATATTGTTGAAACCACAAACCCCACTCCAAGGGCATCTCTTGAGCAGGCACGTCCTTCCCGTCATTCTAGACATCGGAAAAGTTTCACTTTGTTTTGA
- the LOC131149391 gene encoding BTB/POZ domain-containing protein At3g44820 isoform X2, with protein sequence MAPGKVSEFYRQGNDWLCNAGLPSDISIVVEAVNFHLHKFPLISRCGKMAKLLEEPQHTHNRIFTISLEGFPGGPDTFLLAAKFCYGVRVDLTPRNVVLVYCAADYLEMTDEYGDSNLLSKSESFFHRNVLRNWKDCILALQSSEIIMPRCEKHQIISKCLNALSMMACTDPTLFGWPMMMYGSLQSPGGSILWNGINTGARIRSTESDWWFEDISYLSVGLFVKLIQTMEARGMRPENLAGAIMYYCRKYLPGLGRWQGGQSGKTRTVASFSLTPAAVDQRVLLESIVKLLPEKKGKSFCRFLLGLLRVALILGVNHACQESLERKAGMQLELATLDNLLIPSYSDSDTLYNTDCVERIIHHFVSSEPRAALFSPSSLNLETSPSSGPLRNVAKLIDSYIAEVASDVNLKPGKIRSLAEALPESSRSLHDGLYRALDIYFKAHPWLSEKEKEELCSIIDYQKLSIDACAHASQNGRLPLRIVLQVLFFEQMQLRTALAGCLHVLDTESAPAGPSTIPNDMGGQIVRRDGWVTVVRENQVLKVDLEKMRSRVGELEEEFGKIKQEMKRVTKSHSSLSSPRMVVRRLGCKLLPRSSDAESDIVETTNPTPRASLEQARPSRHSRHRKSFTLF encoded by the exons ATGGCTCCGGGGAAGGTTTCTGAGTTCTATCGTCAGGGCAATGACTg GTTATGCAATGCCGGCTTGCCAAGTGATATTTCTATTGTTGTGGAAGCAGTAAACTTCCATCTTCACAAG TTTCCACTCATATCAAGATGTGGGAAGATGGCAAAATTACTAGAAGAACCTCAACATACCCATAATAGGATTTTCACCATATCACTGGAAGGATTCCCTGGTGGTCCAGACACTTTCTTGCTAGCTGCTAAATTCTGCTATGGTGTCCGGGTAGATTTGACTCCTAGGAATGTTGTACTGGTCTATTGTGCTGCAGACTATCTGGAAATGACTGATGAATATGGAGACAGTAATTTATTGTCCAAATCAGAGAGTTTCTTCCATAGAAATGTACTTCGTAACTGGAAAGATTGTATTTTGGCTCTTCAAAGTTCTGAAATCATTATGCCAAGATGTGAAAAGCATCAAATAATAAGCAAATGTTTGAATGCTCTATCTATGATGGCTTGTACAGATCCAACTTTATTTGGATGGCCCATGATGATGTATGGTAGCTTACAGAGCCCTGGTGGAAGCATCCTTTGGAATGGAATTAATACTGGGGCCAGAATTCGGAGCACAGAATCAGACTGGTGGTTTGAGGACATCTCATATCTTAGTGTTGGTTTGTTTGTGAAGCTTATTCAGACAATGGAAGCAAGGGGTATGAGACCTGAAAATTTAGCAGGTGCCATAATGTATTATTGTAGAAAGTACCTACCTGGTCTTGGCAGATGGCAAGGTGGACAAAGTGGAAAAACTAGAACGGTTGCAAGTTTTAGCTTGACACCTGCTGCTGTGGATCAGAGGGTTCTTTTAGAAAGCATTGTAAAGCTGCTCCCTGAAAAGAAGGGGAAATCCTTTTGCCGATTCTTGTTAGGGCTTCTACGTGTTGCATTGATATTGGGTGTTAACCATGCATGCCAAGAATCATTAGAGAGGAAAGCAGGGATGCAACTGGAATTGGCAACACTAGACAACCTTCTGATTCCTAGTTACTCTGATTCTGATACTTTATACAACACCGACTGTGTTGAACGGATTATTCATCATTTTGTATCCTCAGAACCAAGGGCAGCTCTGTTTTCTCCATCATCCTTGAACCTAGAAACATCACCGTCGTCTGGGCCATTAAGAAATGTGGCAAAGTTGATTGACAGCTACATTGCAGAGGTTGCATCTGATGTCAATTTAAAACCAGGAAAGATTCGCTCACTTGCCGAGGCACTTCCAGAATCTTCTAGATCTTTGCATGATGGGCTATACAGAGCGCTAGATATATATTTCAAG GCACATCCTTGGCTTTCagagaaagagaaggaagaacTGTGCAGCATCATTGACTACCAGAAGCTCTCTATTGATGCCTGCGCCCATGCATCCCAAAATGGAAGGTTGCCTCTAAGAATTGTTCTACAAGTTCTGTTCTTCGAGCAGATGCAGTTGAGAACAGCTTTGGCTGGCTGCCTCCATGTCTTGGACACTGAAAGTGCCCCTGCTGGTCCTTCTACCATCCCGAATGACATGGGAGGCCAGATTGTACGAAGAGATGGTTGGGTGACAGTTGTGCGTGAGAACCAGGTTTTAAAAGTAGACTTGGAAAAGATGAGATCTAGAGTTGGGGAGCTTGAAGAGGAGTTTGGTAAAATAAAGCAAGAGATGAAAAGGGTAACTAAATCACATAGTTCCCTCAGTTCTCCCCGCATGGTGGTGAGGAGACTTGGGTGCAAGCTTCTTCCGCGGTCCTCAGATGCTGAATCAGATATTGTTGAAACCACAAACCCCACTCCAAGGGCATCTCTTGAGCAGGCACGTCCTTCCCGTCATTCTAGACATCGGAAAAGTTTCACTTTGTTTTGA
- the LOC131149391 gene encoding BTB/POZ domain-containing protein At3g44820 isoform X3, whose amino-acid sequence MTDEYGDSNLLSKSESFFHRNVLRNWKDCILALQSSEIIMPRCEKHQIISKCLNALSMMACTDPTLFGWPMMMYGSLQSPGGSILWNGINTGARIRSTESDWWFEDISYLSVGLFVKLIQTMEARGMRPENLAGAIMYYCRKYLPGLGRWQGGQSGKTRTVASFSLTPAAVDQRVLLESIVKLLPEKKGKSFCRFLLGLLRVALILGVNHACQESLERKAGMQLELATLDNLLIPSYSDSDTLYNTDCVERIIHHFVSSEPRAALFSPSSLNLETSPSSGPLRNVAKLIDSYIAEVASDVNLKPGKIRSLAEALPESSRSLHDGLYRALDIYFKAHPWLSEKEKEELCSIIDYQKLSIDACAHASQNGRLPLRIVLQVLFFEQMQLRTALAGCLHVLDTESAPAGPSTIPNDMGGQIVRRDGWVTVVRENQVLKVDLEKMRSRVGELEEEFGKIKQEMKRVTKSHSSLSSPRMVVRRLGCKLLPRSSDAESDIVETTNPTPRASLEQARPSRHSRHRKSFTLF is encoded by the exons ATGACTGATGAATATGGAGACAGTAATTTATTGTCCAAATCAGAGAGTTTCTTCCATAGAAATGTACTTCGTAACTGGAAAGATTGTATTTTGGCTCTTCAAAGTTCTGAAATCATTATGCCAAGATGTGAAAAGCATCAAATAATAAGCAAATGTTTGAATGCTCTATCTATGATGGCTTGTACAGATCCAACTTTATTTGGATGGCCCATGATGATGTATGGTAGCTTACAGAGCCCTGGTGGAAGCATCCTTTGGAATGGAATTAATACTGGGGCCAGAATTCGGAGCACAGAATCAGACTGGTGGTTTGAGGACATCTCATATCTTAGTGTTGGTTTGTTTGTGAAGCTTATTCAGACAATGGAAGCAAGGGGTATGAGACCTGAAAATTTAGCAGGTGCCATAATGTATTATTGTAGAAAGTACCTACCTGGTCTTGGCAGATGGCAAGGTGGACAAAGTGGAAAAACTAGAACGGTTGCAAGTTTTAGCTTGACACCTGCTGCTGTGGATCAGAGGGTTCTTTTAGAAAGCATTGTAAAGCTGCTCCCTGAAAAGAAGGGGAAATCCTTTTGCCGATTCTTGTTAGGGCTTCTACGTGTTGCATTGATATTGGGTGTTAACCATGCATGCCAAGAATCATTAGAGAGGAAAGCAGGGATGCAACTGGAATTGGCAACACTAGACAACCTTCTGATTCCTAGTTACTCTGATTCTGATACTTTATACAACACCGACTGTGTTGAACGGATTATTCATCATTTTGTATCCTCAGAACCAAGGGCAGCTCTGTTTTCTCCATCATCCTTGAACCTAGAAACATCACCGTCGTCTGGGCCATTAAGAAATGTGGCAAAGTTGATTGACAGCTACATTGCAGAGGTTGCATCTGATGTCAATTTAAAACCAGGAAAGATTCGCTCACTTGCCGAGGCACTTCCAGAATCTTCTAGATCTTTGCATGATGGGCTATACAGAGCGCTAGATATATATTTCAAG GCACATCCTTGGCTTTCagagaaagagaaggaagaacTGTGCAGCATCATTGACTACCAGAAGCTCTCTATTGATGCCTGCGCCCATGCATCCCAAAATGGAAGGTTGCCTCTAAGAATTGTTCTACAAGTTCTGTTCTTCGAGCAGATGCAGTTGAGAACAGCTTTGGCTGGCTGCCTCCATGTCTTGGACACTGAAAGTGCCCCTGCTGGTCCTTCTACCATCCCGAATGACATGGGAGGCCAGATTGTACGAAGAGATGGTTGGGTGACAGTTGTGCGTGAGAACCAGGTTTTAAAAGTAGACTTGGAAAAGATGAGATCTAGAGTTGGGGAGCTTGAAGAGGAGTTTGGTAAAATAAAGCAAGAGATGAAAAGGGTAACTAAATCACATAGTTCCCTCAGTTCTCCCCGCATGGTGGTGAGGAGACTTGGGTGCAAGCTTCTTCCGCGGTCCTCAGATGCTGAATCAGATATTGTTGAAACCACAAACCCCACTCCAAGGGCATCTCTTGAGCAGGCACGTCCTTCCCGTCATTCTAGACATCGGAAAAGTTTCACTTTGTTTTGA